One window of the Amycolatopsis mediterranei genome contains the following:
- a CDS encoding AfsR/SARP family transcriptional regulator yields the protein MTTTETADATLRILGPIEVEGPTGAVHVPPGRQQAVLAFLLMEANQVVSIDSLVDALWEENPPDTARTQVQICVSRLRRNLTDGGVGVTIETRPPGYRLRVEPRRIDAQVFTGLVARARTLIKEGRAAQAAATLRAAVALWRGPCLSGLSSPTLRTRALRLDEDHLTATEDYLELELGLGKHRQVVGETARLVREHPLRERLRALLMVALYRSGRQAEALETYRVGRDLLIDELGLEPGPDLRGLEAAILAGAPELRYHPPEPEGDTPEPATPRVRVPRQLPAATADFVGHDDVLAEATGILTRGPDSTALGVLVVVGRPGVGKSTVAALLGHRLGEQHFPDGQLYCDLRGTRAEPSGAAEVIGRFLVALGIPGPMLPEGLAGRADMYRTLLADRRVLVVLDDAVSEQQVLPLLPGNPRCAVLVTSRSRLAGVPGARRVELDVLRPEESLELIGRVIGHDRTDREREAAGALVRTVGGLPLALRIIAARLAARPHWTLASMVQRLASERHRLDELAHGEMTIRASLSLTHDGLDPRSRRLFGLLSLPEAPSLSGWVAGAALDDDRRHPSDLLEPLVDVQMLDVAGMGPGGEFAYRYQDMVRLFAREKLAEVEANGRAAALDRVLGGWLALAEDAHRRIYGGDYTVVHGRAPRWRPDPDHVEQLLADPLGWLADEQENLCAAVLQAAAAGLDELAWDLAVTSATLFEARGLLDDWERTHTAALTATRAAGNTRGTAVLLSSLGTQHLTTGRAARAHELLTEALALFVELGEPVGLGLCRRDLALLARRTGDEDLAMELYSRSLRDFDRAGDVVGRATVLTQRAHVLARRHRIEAAQGDLAEALGIYRELKYAGGITHAMRRVGQVQSRAGEHDAAVGTLSEVLAMVRDSRDVIGEGHLLHNLGEVCAAAGRLDAARGYFEQALAVRETIMDHQGMAAVRADLAVVLGRLGRPVGTGPLPGEAVTGFAELAVAETDSGAGR from the coding sequence CCAGCAGGCGGTGCTGGCGTTCCTGCTGATGGAGGCCAACCAGGTCGTCAGCATCGACAGCCTGGTGGACGCGCTGTGGGAGGAAAACCCGCCGGACACGGCGCGGACGCAGGTGCAGATCTGCGTGTCCCGGTTGCGCCGCAACCTGACCGACGGTGGGGTCGGCGTCACCATCGAGACGCGGCCGCCGGGCTACCGGCTGCGGGTCGAGCCCCGGCGGATCGACGCCCAGGTCTTCACCGGGCTGGTCGCCCGGGCCCGCACGCTGATCAAGGAGGGCCGGGCGGCCCAGGCGGCGGCGACGTTGCGCGCGGCCGTCGCGCTCTGGCGCGGCCCGTGCCTGAGCGGGCTCTCCAGTCCCACGCTGCGCACGCGGGCGCTGCGCCTGGACGAGGATCACCTCACCGCGACCGAGGACTACCTCGAACTGGAACTCGGGCTCGGCAAGCACCGCCAGGTGGTCGGCGAGACGGCCCGGCTGGTGCGCGAGCACCCGCTGCGGGAGCGGTTGCGGGCGCTGCTGATGGTCGCGCTCTACCGCTCCGGCCGCCAAGCCGAGGCGCTCGAGACCTACCGCGTCGGCCGCGACCTGCTGATCGACGAGCTCGGCCTGGAACCGGGGCCGGACCTGCGGGGCCTGGAGGCGGCGATCCTGGCGGGTGCGCCCGAGCTGCGCTACCACCCGCCGGAACCCGAAGGGGACACCCCGGAGCCCGCGACGCCGCGGGTCCGGGTGCCCCGCCAGCTGCCCGCCGCCACCGCGGACTTCGTCGGACACGACGATGTCCTCGCCGAAGCGACCGGCATCCTGACCCGCGGCCCGGACAGCACGGCGCTGGGTGTGCTGGTGGTCGTCGGGCGGCCGGGCGTCGGCAAGAGCACGGTGGCGGCGCTGCTCGGGCACCGGCTGGGCGAGCAGCACTTCCCGGACGGGCAGCTCTACTGCGACCTGCGCGGCACCCGCGCCGAACCCAGCGGCGCGGCCGAGGTGATCGGCCGGTTCCTGGTGGCCCTCGGCATCCCGGGCCCGATGTTGCCCGAGGGCCTCGCGGGGCGCGCCGACATGTACCGCACCCTGCTCGCCGACCGGCGGGTGCTGGTCGTGCTCGACGACGCGGTCAGCGAACAGCAGGTGCTGCCGCTGCTGCCCGGCAACCCGCGCTGCGCGGTGCTCGTCACCAGCCGTTCGCGGCTCGCCGGCGTGCCGGGCGCCCGCCGCGTCGAGCTGGACGTGCTGCGCCCCGAAGAATCGCTGGAGCTGATCGGCCGGGTGATCGGCCACGACCGCACCGACCGGGAGCGGGAAGCGGCCGGTGCCTTGGTGCGCACCGTCGGCGGGCTTCCGCTGGCGCTGCGGATCATCGCGGCCCGGCTCGCCGCTCGTCCACATTGGACACTCGCGTCCATGGTGCAGCGGCTGGCCAGCGAGCGCCACCGCCTCGACGAGCTCGCGCACGGCGAGATGACCATCCGCGCGAGCCTGTCGCTGACCCACGACGGGCTGGACCCGCGCTCGCGCCGGCTGTTCGGGCTGCTGAGCCTGCCGGAGGCGCCGTCGCTGTCCGGGTGGGTGGCGGGCGCCGCGCTCGACGACGACCGCCGCCACCCCTCGGACCTGCTGGAACCGTTGGTGGACGTGCAGATGCTCGACGTCGCCGGGATGGGCCCCGGCGGCGAGTTCGCCTACCGGTACCAGGACATGGTGCGGTTGTTCGCGCGGGAGAAGCTCGCCGAGGTCGAGGCGAACGGCCGCGCGGCCGCGCTGGACCGGGTGCTCGGCGGCTGGCTGGCGCTGGCCGAGGACGCGCACCGGCGGATCTACGGCGGCGACTACACGGTCGTGCACGGGCGGGCGCCCCGCTGGCGGCCGGACCCCGACCACGTCGAGCAGCTGCTCGCCGATCCGCTCGGCTGGCTGGCCGACGAACAGGAGAACCTGTGCGCCGCGGTCCTGCAGGCCGCCGCGGCAGGACTGGACGAACTGGCCTGGGACCTCGCCGTCACGTCGGCCACGTTGTTCGAGGCCCGCGGGCTGCTGGACGACTGGGAACGCACGCACACCGCCGCGTTGACCGCCACCCGCGCGGCCGGCAACACCCGGGGCACCGCGGTGCTGCTCAGTTCACTCGGCACGCAGCACCTCACGACCGGCCGGGCGGCCCGCGCCCACGAGCTGCTGACCGAGGCCCTGGCGCTGTTCGTCGAGCTCGGCGAACCCGTCGGCCTGGGGCTGTGCCGCCGCGACCTGGCGTTGCTGGCCCGGCGCACCGGGGACGAAGACCTGGCGATGGAGCTGTACTCGCGGTCGCTGCGGGACTTCGACCGCGCCGGCGACGTGGTCGGCCGGGCGACCGTGCTCACCCAGCGGGCGCACGTGCTGGCGCGGCGGCACCGGATCGAGGCCGCGCAAGGAGATCTGGCCGAGGCGCTCGGCATCTATCGCGAACTGAAGTACGCGGGCGGCATCACGCACGCCATGCGCCGGGTCGGTCAGGTGCAGTCGCGCGCGGGGGAGCACGACGCCGCGGTCGGAACGCTGTCGGAGGTGCTGGCCATGGTCCGCGACAGCCGCGACGTGATCGGCGAAGGCCACCTGCTGCACAACCTCGGCGAGGTGTGCGCCGCCGCGGGCCGCCTGGATGCTGCTCGCGGGTACTTCGAACAAGCGCTCGCGGTGCGCGAGACGATCATGGACCACCAGGGCATGGCCGCCGTGCGCGCGGACCTCGCGGTGGTGCTGGGGCGGCTCGGCCGGCCCGTCGGCACCGGGCCGCTGCCCGGCGAGGCGGTCACGGGGTTCGCCGAGCTCGCCGTGGCGGAGACGGATTCCGGCGCCGGTCGCTGA